From Gimesia panareensis, the proteins below share one genomic window:
- a CDS encoding DEAD/DEAH box helicase, producing MTLAELLENQFRADIRFRGAAYIEAERVELTRVTADHVFAVVRDGVEYQTQLSRDDGNLKTYCTCDQFQKFNVCKHLWASILAVDDAGYLTGSVKPGYIPPFIIENTPIAFDDEDDDYDFSMPSDFEMGGGRSRKSKSSGEQLTAVSSRPRLREWEAKLVELKNDFALTPVLSKTTQQEREIFYEIDVEESQESGQLVVQTSQRQRRANGQWGKLKPLKLKVGQLQEVEHEDDRRILAYLSGGTPERTNWRAQQTETQMAAFRYRVPFELCELILPLMCGTGHVRYLDRQPDDVDSLVWDGEHAWEFRMGVEHDRKESTWKLNGHLKRDDETLEITNARLIVAGGLVLTRDKITPLVDYDAFPWIKMIQMNETIEVEEGEQQELVDRLLDMPVLPRLELPEELHLEEVTCDPLPELLIHSPQKKRWQQDRLYGEIHFNYLDHLVSGSSTQWAIVDRVEKRCILRNRGKESQAWTLLQDSGFRRLLDRRVQGRDVEIAARDLGGAVRELIQAGWVVRADGKQVHQPSNMMFKVQSGIDWFELHADIDFEGQTVKFPELLSALARGDSSIRLDDGSLGILPEEWIEQYGILAGLAVTDEEHLRFAPNQVALLDALLNSQEFVETDAAFDEMREKIRSFAGIALENEPTGFKGDLRKYQLEGLGWLQFLQDFHFGGCLADDMGLGKTVQLLALLLRRKQDREGHLPSLAVVPKSLMFNWTQEAAKFTPELKVIEYAGGDRGKMIATLDEYDLVLTTYGTMRRDITQIKDIQFDYAVLDEAQMIKNSGSQVAKASRLLQAKHRIALSGTPVENHLGDLWSIFEFLNPGMLGRSSVFKAYTNDIEDKNARLLLGNALRPFILRRTKEQVANELPDKVEQTLYCDMGKDQTRLYDELRQHYRDSILGMVESKGLGKTKIHVLEALLRLRQAACHPALLERGRALDASAKMDVLIPHLEELIEEGHKALVFSQFTSMLSIVQEHLDQKEIVYEYLDGQTRDRKERVDRFQTDKDCGVFLISLKAGGLGLNLTAADYVFILDPWWNPAVETQAIDRAHRVGQTKRVFAYKLICRNTVEEKITELQQQKRELADAILEENQSVLRNLSSEDLELLLS from the coding sequence CCTTCGATGACGAGGATGATGATTACGATTTCTCCATGCCCTCCGATTTCGAAATGGGGGGAGGTCGTTCCCGCAAGTCAAAGTCGAGTGGAGAACAGTTGACCGCGGTTTCTTCCCGCCCTCGTCTGCGTGAGTGGGAAGCGAAGCTGGTCGAGCTCAAAAATGATTTTGCCCTGACACCGGTTCTGTCGAAAACCACTCAGCAGGAACGCGAGATCTTTTACGAAATCGATGTGGAAGAGAGCCAGGAGTCAGGACAACTCGTGGTACAGACTTCACAGCGACAGCGACGAGCCAACGGTCAGTGGGGAAAACTGAAGCCGCTCAAGCTCAAAGTCGGCCAGTTGCAGGAAGTCGAGCACGAAGACGACCGGCGGATTCTGGCCTACCTGTCCGGTGGAACCCCCGAACGTACCAACTGGCGGGCGCAACAGACCGAAACACAGATGGCGGCGTTCCGCTACCGCGTTCCCTTTGAACTTTGCGAGCTGATCCTGCCCCTGATGTGTGGCACCGGACACGTTCGCTACCTGGATCGCCAGCCTGATGACGTGGATTCGCTGGTCTGGGACGGCGAGCATGCCTGGGAATTCCGCATGGGGGTCGAGCACGACCGTAAGGAATCGACGTGGAAGCTCAACGGGCATCTCAAACGGGACGATGAGACACTGGAGATCACCAACGCCCGGCTGATCGTGGCCGGGGGGCTGGTGCTGACCCGCGACAAAATCACGCCGCTCGTCGACTATGACGCATTTCCCTGGATCAAAATGATTCAGATGAACGAGACGATCGAAGTCGAAGAAGGCGAGCAGCAGGAACTGGTTGACCGGCTCCTGGATATGCCGGTCCTGCCCCGACTGGAACTGCCTGAAGAACTGCATCTGGAAGAGGTCACCTGCGATCCCCTGCCGGAACTGCTGATTCATTCTCCACAGAAGAAACGCTGGCAGCAGGATCGTCTATATGGCGAGATCCACTTCAATTACCTGGACCATCTGGTCTCGGGGAGCAGTACCCAGTGGGCGATTGTGGACCGCGTGGAAAAACGCTGCATTCTCCGCAACCGGGGAAAAGAGTCCCAGGCCTGGACACTGCTGCAGGATAGTGGCTTCCGCCGCCTGCTGGACCGTCGTGTTCAGGGACGCGATGTGGAGATCGCTGCCCGTGATCTGGGAGGCGCCGTTCGTGAATTGATCCAGGCAGGCTGGGTCGTTCGCGCCGATGGAAAACAGGTACATCAGCCGTCTAACATGATGTTCAAGGTCCAGTCGGGTATCGACTGGTTTGAATTGCATGCCGACATTGATTTTGAAGGTCAGACCGTCAAGTTTCCGGAACTGTTGTCTGCACTCGCCCGCGGCGATTCATCGATTCGACTCGACGACGGTTCGCTGGGGATCCTGCCGGAAGAATGGATCGAGCAGTATGGTATTCTGGCCGGGCTGGCAGTGACCGATGAAGAGCACCTGCGGTTTGCCCCCAATCAGGTGGCGCTGCTGGATGCTCTGTTGAATTCACAGGAATTTGTGGAAACCGACGCCGCGTTTGATGAAATGCGGGAGAAAATCAGATCGTTTGCCGGGATCGCCCTGGAAAACGAACCAACTGGTTTCAAAGGAGACCTGCGGAAGTATCAGCTCGAAGGTCTGGGCTGGTTGCAGTTCCTGCAGGACTTCCATTTCGGCGGCTGCCTGGCTGACGACATGGGTCTCGGTAAGACGGTCCAGCTGCTGGCGCTGCTGCTGCGTCGTAAACAGGATCGCGAAGGGCATCTGCCCTCCCTGGCAGTGGTTCCCAAGTCGCTGATGTTCAACTGGACCCAGGAAGCTGCCAAATTCACGCCGGAACTCAAAGTGATTGAGTACGCGGGCGGCGATCGCGGCAAGATGATCGCCACGCTGGACGAATACGATCTGGTCCTGACAACCTATGGGACCATGCGTCGAGATATCACCCAGATTAAAGACATTCAGTTCGATTACGCCGTACTGGATGAAGCTCAGATGATCAAGAACTCAGGATCGCAGGTCGCTAAAGCCTCGCGACTGCTCCAGGCGAAACATCGGATCGCCCTGAGTGGTACTCCTGTGGAAAACCACCTGGGAGATCTGTGGTCGATCTTCGAATTCCTCAATCCGGGAATGCTGGGGCGCAGCTCTGTATTTAAGGCTTATACAAACGATATCGAAGACAAGAATGCCCGCCTGCTGCTGGGGAATGCGTTACGGCCGTTTATTCTGCGCAGAACCAAGGAACAGGTCGCCAACGAACTGCCGGACAAGGTCGAGCAGACCCTGTACTGCGATATGGGCAAAGACCAGACTCGGCTGTACGACGAACTCAGACAGCATTACCGCGACTCAATTCTGGGGATGGTCGAGTCCAAGGGGCTGGGTAAAACCAAGATCCACGTACTGGAAGCATTGTTACGGCTGCGACAGGCGGCCTGCCACCCTGCTCTGCTGGAACGGGGGCGTGCCCTGGATGCTTCGGCCAAGATGGATGTGCTGATTCCGCACCTGGAAGAACTGATCGAAGAAGGTCACAAGGCACTCGTCTTTTCTCAGTTCACCAGCATGCTGTCGATCGTGCAGGAGCACCTGGATCAGAAAGAGATTGTCTACGAATACCTGGATGGCCAGACACGCGACCGTAAGGAACGCGTCGATCGCTTCCAGACGGACAAAGACTGTGGCGTGTTCCTGATCAGCCTCAAGGCCGGTGGTCTGGGGCTGAACCTGACCGCCGCAGATTACGTGTTCATTCTGGATCCCTGGTGGAACCCTGCTGTCGAGACCCAGGCGATCGACCGGGCACACCGTGTCGGCCAGACCAAACGGGTCTTTGCCTACAAGCTGATCTGTCGCAATACGGTGGAAGAGAAGATCACCGAGTTGCAGCAACAGAAACGTGAACTGGCCGATGCGATCCTGGAAGAAAACCAGAGCGTCCTCAGGAATCTGTCCAGTGAAGATCTCGAACTGCTGCTTTCCTAG